In Synechococcus sp. CC9616, the following are encoded in one genomic region:
- a CDS encoding glycosyltransferase — protein MSRFGLAMHLLMALDQGFESLAAVALTSFLLHQRFESLVLVSPAEETFPQLDALAAAFAVPLRHQAIGDAAALHQLPASVRPYFFCIEALQQSDPGRYLYVDADTLCVSNLEALTDLPLSEERPMAAASHGRPMPDRALLLGLETQYHYFNAGVLLFDSSCLAALLTPPDVVQYFLQNRALCRFREQCALNALLRGRLQYLPGQFNLLSWMRPRQQDNPWHELACNPMAYCLPDVRDNAAIVHLSAGALPNRLPAERLERFDLYWLMLQQGLQQPQVAPQLPRYAERW, from the coding sequence TTGTCGCGTTTCGGGTTGGCGATGCATCTGCTGATGGCACTGGATCAGGGCTTCGAGTCCTTGGCGGCGGTAGCGCTCACGTCGTTTTTGCTCCATCAACGCTTTGAGTCGCTGGTGCTGGTGAGCCCTGCGGAGGAGACGTTTCCGCAACTCGACGCTTTGGCGGCTGCATTTGCCGTGCCGCTGCGTCATCAAGCCATCGGCGATGCCGCGGCTCTGCATCAACTGCCGGCTTCGGTGCGCCCGTATTTCTTCTGCATCGAAGCGCTGCAGCAGTCAGATCCCGGCCGTTACCTCTACGTCGATGCCGATACCTTGTGCGTGTCCAATCTCGAGGCACTTACCGACTTGCCCCTCAGCGAGGAGAGGCCTATGGCTGCCGCCTCCCATGGCCGGCCTATGCCCGATCGGGCCCTGCTGCTTGGCCTGGAGACCCAATACCACTACTTCAATGCCGGCGTGCTGCTTTTCGACAGCAGCTGCCTGGCTGCGCTGCTGACGCCCCCTGATGTGGTGCAGTATTTCCTGCAGAACCGTGCCCTCTGCCGCTTTCGCGAGCAGTGCGCGCTCAATGCCTTGCTGCGGGGCAGGTTGCAGTACCTACCTGGTCAGTTCAACCTGCTCAGCTGGATGCGCCCGCGCCAACAAGACAATCCCTGGCATGAACTTGCCTGCAATCCGATGGCCTATTGCCTGCCGGATGTGCGCGACAACGCCGCCATCGTGCATCTCTCAGCTGGAGCGCTGCCGAACCGCCTGCCGGCGGAGCGCTTGGAGCGTTTTGACCTTTATTGGTTGATGCTGCAGCAAGGCCTTCAGCAGCCGCAGGTGGCACCACAGTTGCCCCGTTATGCCGAGCGGTGGTGA
- a CDS encoding sulfotransferase family protein, which translates to MRTASQTTPPIFLIGFNKCGTTSFHDYFKANGISSVHWRANTLAMALHQNHLAGQPLLQGIDRWTAYTDMICIPGTPWGGSNSDDQPLIEGSRYFKALHRDYPDALFVLNTRNPFDWIRSRLKHDQGRFAQAYLDALRPDGIRNRRQLKQRWLLDWYQHHSEVLQYFSTEAPKQLLLFHISETPVKRLNRFLAPHFAIQQRRFPHHHRSA; encoded by the coding sequence ATGAGAACCGCCAGCCAGACAACACCGCCGATCTTTCTGATCGGCTTCAACAAATGCGGCACCACGTCGTTCCACGACTATTTCAAGGCCAACGGCATCAGTTCGGTGCACTGGCGCGCCAACACCCTAGCCATGGCGCTGCATCAAAACCATCTGGCAGGCCAACCACTGCTGCAAGGGATCGATCGCTGGACCGCCTATACGGACATGATCTGCATCCCAGGCACGCCCTGGGGAGGCAGCAACAGCGATGACCAGCCCCTGATCGAGGGGTCCCGCTACTTCAAAGCGTTGCACCGGGACTATCCCGATGCCTTGTTCGTGCTCAACACCCGTAATCCGTTCGACTGGATCCGTTCACGCCTGAAGCATGACCAGGGCCGCTTCGCGCAGGCCTACTTGGACGCCCTTCGCCCCGACGGCATCCGCAACCGCCGCCAACTCAAGCAGCGCTGGCTGCTGGACTGGTATCAACATCACAGCGAGGTGCTGCAGTACTTCAGCACTGAAGCGCCCAAGCAGCTGTTGCTGTTTCACATCAGCGAAACCCCGGTGAAGCGACTGAACCGCTTCCTGGCTCCTCATTTCGCCATCCAACAACGCCGGTTCCCCCATCACCACCGCTCGGCATAA
- a CDS encoding glycosyltransferase, producing the protein MSRLPQVSFITPAHNRPLELRAALASCLCQSLEDWEAVVVDDHSDQADLKTLVKGLGDPRIRYIKQEPGSSGEAAGRERAIAAARSNILITLDSDDLNHPHRAADCLELLSSESPRLIYTRVNLFSSSNPRGHAKPVFQPFSAPLLEMMNFITNPGTAFNRAAYGAAGGMYNRRLSLATDYDQYLRMARAGVSILGVDRIHVSYRKHAGAVTAGQADSLHAAVMQVRELNAVAPFPLEAIRAHALPELCRNVLENPEQRALWRDDRWMP; encoded by the coding sequence ATGAGCCGCCTACCGCAGGTCAGCTTCATCACCCCAGCGCACAACAGACCGCTGGAACTGCGGGCAGCTCTGGCCAGCTGTCTTTGCCAAAGCCTTGAGGACTGGGAAGCCGTGGTCGTGGACGACCACAGCGATCAGGCGGACCTGAAGACTCTTGTGAAAGGTCTTGGCGATCCACGCATCCGCTACATCAAGCAAGAGCCTGGATCCAGCGGCGAAGCGGCTGGCCGGGAGCGGGCCATCGCCGCAGCCCGCAGCAACATCCTGATCACCCTGGACAGCGACGATCTCAACCACCCCCACCGGGCTGCCGATTGCCTGGAGCTGCTCAGCAGCGAAAGCCCTCGCCTGATCTACACCCGCGTAAATCTGTTCAGCAGCAGCAACCCGCGGGGCCATGCCAAACCCGTGTTTCAGCCCTTCAGTGCACCGCTGCTGGAGATGATGAACTTCATCACGAACCCCGGAACAGCCTTCAATCGCGCGGCTTATGGAGCAGCGGGCGGGATGTACAACCGTCGTCTATCCCTTGCTACCGATTACGACCAGTACCTGCGCATGGCCAGGGCTGGAGTGTCGATTCTCGGTGTTGACCGCATCCACGTGAGCTACCGCAAGCATGCAGGGGCTGTGACCGCTGGCCAAGCCGATTCCCTACATGCCGCGGTGATGCAGGTGCGCGAACTCAATGCCGTGGCGCCTTTTCCATTGGAGGCTATCCGGGCCCATGCTCTGCCGGAGCTGTGCCGCAACGTGCTGGAGAACCCAGAGCAGCGAGCGCTATGGCGCGATGACCGCTGGATGCCATGA
- the psbZ gene encoding photosystem II reaction center protein PsbZ, whose protein sequence is MQFLNTLTVLALVVMSFALIVAVPVLYASSEDSGRSNRLILLGSGVWVALVLLNWGVSFFVV, encoded by the coding sequence ATGCAGTTCCTTAACACGCTCACCGTTCTGGCCCTGGTGGTGATGTCCTTCGCTTTGATCGTCGCCGTTCCAGTGCTCTATGCCTCCAGTGAGGACAGCGGCCGCTCGAACCGTTTGATCTTGCTGGGCAGTGGTGTTTGGGTGGCTCTGGTTCTGCTCAACTGGGGTGTGAGTTTCTTCGTCGTCTGA
- the ribH gene encoding 6,7-dimethyl-8-ribityllumazine synthase translates to MATFEGRFTDTSGLRIAVVVARFNDLVTGKLLSGCLDCLARHGIDTSSSSNQLDVAWVPGSFELPIVSQQLARSGRYQVLITLGAVIRGDTPHFDVVVAESSKGIASVARETGVPVIFGVLTTDTMQQALERAGIKSNLGWSYGLQALEMGSLMAALPPVEA, encoded by the coding sequence ATGGCCACCTTCGAGGGACGGTTCACGGACACGTCTGGATTGCGCATCGCTGTGGTGGTGGCTCGTTTCAATGATTTGGTCACCGGCAAGTTGCTGAGCGGTTGCCTGGATTGCCTGGCGCGTCATGGCATCGATACCAGCTCCAGCAGTAATCAACTGGATGTGGCCTGGGTGCCTGGCTCGTTTGAATTGCCGATCGTTAGCCAGCAACTGGCCCGCAGTGGTCGTTACCAGGTGCTGATCACTCTCGGAGCCGTCATCCGTGGCGACACGCCCCATTTCGATGTGGTGGTTGCTGAGTCCAGCAAGGGGATTGCCTCTGTGGCCAGGGAGACTGGCGTGCCAGTGATCTTTGGGGTGCTGACCACAGACACCATGCAGCAGGCGCTTGAACGGGCTGGAATCAAGAGCAACCTGGGCTGGTCCTATGGACTTCAGGCTTTGGAGATGGGCTCCCTGATGGCGGCATTGCCACCAGTTGAGGCCTAA
- a CDS encoding HlyD family secretion protein translates to MPTPLKPLKETKSEESSSENRDEQVKLSLTTKQRLGDATNQWLARNRSMVLRQTPVWAQTLAFLMISLSTIAVIAGIFFRIDEVVTVQGQLKSIGGTVEVETPVGGQISGVFFTDGEKVIKGQLLVRFDTRQALERKTTLTKLIEIEQKELQNQLKTFESQLSSLQSREEVLEQRLVTKKLITSEMGELVEQGGFQRLQHLEQLDQVFEMQKQITELKEQKSRLQLQSDQTKLESIKSLDQMKNQLKEINLQLQYQNVHAPATGVVFDPAARSKGVLQSGERILSIVPQEGLYAEVFVPNQDIGFVRSGQQAKVRVDAFPFTRYGEISANVSQIGADVLPPDSAMTFYRFPVKLELNKFYLESRGIQIPLKSGMAITTNLKLREKRLISLLSDLLVDQTDSIRSIRQQ, encoded by the coding sequence ATGCCAACACCCCTAAAACCACTGAAAGAGACCAAGAGTGAGGAAAGTTCATCTGAAAATAGAGATGAACAAGTCAAATTATCTCTCACAACCAAACAAAGGCTCGGTGACGCTACGAACCAGTGGTTAGCTCGAAACCGTTCAATGGTTCTTCGCCAAACGCCAGTTTGGGCGCAGACACTAGCTTTTTTAATGATAAGCCTCAGTACCATCGCAGTAATAGCTGGCATTTTCTTTCGAATTGACGAGGTTGTAACTGTTCAAGGACAGTTGAAGTCAATTGGTGGAACCGTTGAAGTGGAAACGCCTGTGGGTGGCCAGATATCAGGAGTGTTTTTTACGGATGGTGAAAAGGTCATAAAAGGTCAGCTCTTAGTTCGTTTTGACACTCGCCAAGCTTTGGAGCGTAAAACAACATTGACAAAATTAATTGAAATAGAGCAAAAAGAGTTGCAAAACCAGTTGAAAACCTTTGAAAGTCAATTATCTTCTTTGCAATCACGTGAAGAAGTCCTGGAGCAACGATTAGTTACCAAAAAGCTAATCACTTCTGAAATGGGTGAATTAGTTGAGCAAGGAGGTTTTCAGCGACTTCAACATCTTGAACAATTAGATCAAGTATTTGAAATGCAAAAGCAAATTACAGAGTTAAAGGAGCAGAAAAGTCGTTTGCAATTACAATCCGATCAAACAAAACTAGAATCAATTAAATCTTTAGATCAGATGAAAAATCAGCTGAAAGAAATTAATCTTCAATTACAATATCAAAATGTACATGCTCCAGCTACAGGAGTCGTGTTTGACCCTGCTGCACGTTCAAAGGGAGTTTTACAGTCTGGTGAAAGAATCTTATCTATAGTGCCACAAGAAGGTCTATATGCTGAGGTGTTTGTTCCTAACCAAGATATTGGATTTGTACGCAGTGGACAACAAGCAAAAGTAAGAGTTGATGCGTTTCCATTTACTAGGTACGGAGAAATCTCTGCAAATGTTAGCCAAATTGGTGCAGATGTTCTTCCACCAGATAGTGCAATGACCTTTTATCGGTTTCCTGTAAAGTTGGAGCTAAATAAATTTTATTTAGAAAGTCGAGGGATACAAATACCTCTAAAGTCTGGCATGGCAATTACCACAAATCTTAAACTACGCGAAAAACGACTCATAAGCCTCTTGAGCGATCTTTTGGTCGATCAAACAGATAGTATACGGAGTATTCGGCAACAATGA
- a CDS encoding peptidylprolyl isomerase — protein MNKDSVVLNSVLDPNPDEWLSIKRINHLHQYISPISKLLKEANLLDQVLDAWIKHELRVEASLSDDGLSNSDNAELKWARNHWGHRLESIYLRHKSMLDLVSYKLLRVAKRDFAYELYHRLKAHENTFEKLCFEFSTGNEKWRGGLFEDQSLALFPVAMQKFISSMHSGDIHPPVKYGEEYAIFKLIKYTSAALDDDGEERLLKLELNNWLEGTRQASYHHLLSEC, from the coding sequence ATGAATAAAGATAGTGTAGTGCTTAATTCAGTATTGGATCCAAATCCGGATGAGTGGTTATCGATTAAAAGAATTAACCATTTACATCAATATATTTCTCCAATCTCAAAATTACTTAAAGAAGCCAATTTACTGGACCAAGTATTGGATGCTTGGATCAAGCATGAATTGCGTGTAGAAGCTTCATTGTCTGACGATGGTTTGTCAAACTCTGATAATGCTGAATTGAAGTGGGCTAGGAATCATTGGGGCCATCGTTTAGAGTCTATTTACTTACGTCATAAATCTATGCTTGATTTAGTTAGCTATAAACTTTTGCGTGTAGCCAAGCGTGACTTTGCTTATGAATTATATCATAGACTAAAAGCACATGAAAATACATTTGAGAAATTGTGCTTCGAGTTTTCAACTGGTAATGAAAAATGGCGAGGAGGTTTGTTTGAAGATCAATCTCTTGCTTTATTTCCTGTAGCAATGCAAAAGTTTATTTCGTCAATGCACAGCGGAGATATACATCCTCCAGTTAAATACGGAGAAGAATATGCGATTTTTAAGCTAATAAAATATACATCTGCTGCATTAGATGATGATGGTGAAGAGCGTTTGCTAAAACTAGAATTGAATAATTGGCTTGAAGGAACGCGTCAAGCGTCCTACCATCACTTATTATCTGAGTGTTAG
- a CDS encoding ABC transporter transmembrane domain-containing protein yields MTSGSKILSFDPGQLILRPDEIPRRLFLVFQGSVRLLAKRPDNREAITLCRRGPGQLLGWVSLLRGSPCEWVTASESSMVITLSSEAFIEAYKKNQEFAISFQKLNHPQEAYAVLSASVQDKTVCDKNWAESLLKLSQNSATLTFPHDQVFEPNDHNAASDWLISTDGFTGVPVGSLLTAGSQLPDRPGYQLDVRCVRTLQENKQQYNQAIDKFKNLAEEAQDLPGMSLRELGILEDDFLEDEQRFPVVCGRGPIKEALAVCEMIALHQSAPFRKDIIEKILEDQFRRNKSLSLELVARLCELLGLNCQIAAVDSEFINSVELPAILMIESVPVVIYALKKSSVIIAHPHRGICRYSYKEFKSYLGKRFYFALPRRVGSTPTSRFGWNWFTPLISKYKKSLILVFVASLLAQLFGIAIPLMIQQIIDKVLAQGNLSSLNVLGSAMVILALFQGILTALRTYIFVDTTDRMDLTLGTAVIDRLLALPLDFFEKRPVGELSQRLGELNTIRGFLTGTALMSGLNLIFASLYLIVMIIYSPLLTAVALSILPIYFLLIFGISPIYKWLIRRRAVAQAKTQSHLVEILGGIQTVKAQHFELTARWKWQDRYKEYVNQGFRSTALGTASSVVGSFLTQLSGLLVLWVGMWLVLNGELTLGMLIAFRIISGNVTGPLLQLSTLYQGFQGVQISMERLSDIIDQNPELSNTDDLNQIPIPLIDGNIRFENVSFRFKDSGPNQVDDVNLEINSGNFVGIVGQSGSGKSTLMKLLPRLYKINHGRIFIDDYDISKVNLSSLRRQIGIVPQDSLLFEGTISENIALNDPQATTESIIEASKIACAHDFIMSLGQGYATKIAERGSNLSGGQRQRIAIARTILANPQLLIMDEATSALDYNTERQLCQNLQVWAENRTVLFITHRLSSIKDSDLIVVMHDGQLVEKGTHPQLISNCQRYAALYEQQGE; encoded by the coding sequence TTGACTTCTGGATCAAAAATCCTAAGTTTTGATCCAGGCCAGCTGATTTTGAGGCCTGACGAGATACCCCGCAGATTGTTCTTGGTTTTCCAAGGATCTGTTCGACTTCTAGCAAAGCGACCTGATAACAGGGAAGCGATCACTTTGTGTAGACGTGGACCTGGTCAATTATTGGGGTGGGTGAGTTTATTGCGGGGATCACCTTGCGAGTGGGTCACCGCTTCAGAGTCATCTATGGTGATCACGTTATCATCAGAAGCATTCATAGAGGCATATAAAAAAAATCAAGAATTTGCGATTTCGTTCCAAAAATTAAATCACCCTCAAGAAGCTTACGCTGTATTATCTGCCTCTGTACAAGATAAAACAGTATGTGATAAAAATTGGGCAGAATCTCTCCTTAAGTTGAGTCAAAATAGTGCGACATTAACTTTTCCTCATGACCAAGTATTTGAACCGAATGATCACAATGCAGCTTCAGATTGGTTAATCAGCACAGATGGTTTTACGGGTGTTCCCGTTGGATCACTTCTTACTGCTGGTAGTCAGTTACCAGATCGTCCTGGATATCAGCTTGATGTTCGTTGTGTGCGTACTCTTCAAGAAAACAAACAACAATATAATCAGGCCATAGATAAATTCAAAAATCTTGCCGAAGAGGCACAAGATTTACCAGGCATGTCTCTTCGTGAATTGGGAATTCTTGAAGATGATTTCCTTGAAGATGAGCAGAGGTTTCCTGTCGTCTGCGGACGGGGTCCTATTAAGGAAGCTCTTGCTGTTTGTGAAATGATTGCATTACATCAATCTGCACCTTTTCGCAAAGATATTATTGAAAAAATTCTTGAGGACCAATTCCGGCGAAATAAAAGTCTTTCATTAGAGCTTGTAGCTCGTTTGTGTGAGCTTTTGGGCCTTAATTGTCAAATTGCTGCAGTTGACTCTGAATTTATTAATAGTGTAGAGTTACCAGCTATATTAATGATTGAAAGTGTACCCGTTGTAATATATGCATTGAAGAAATCTTCTGTCATTATTGCTCATCCGCACAGAGGAATTTGTCGTTATTCTTATAAAGAATTTAAAAGCTACTTAGGCAAAAGATTCTATTTTGCTCTTCCAAGGCGAGTAGGTAGCACACCCACAAGTCGTTTTGGATGGAATTGGTTCACACCATTAATTAGTAAATATAAAAAGTCATTGATCTTAGTTTTTGTAGCATCTTTGTTGGCCCAATTATTCGGCATAGCTATACCTTTAATGATACAGCAAATTATCGATAAAGTACTCGCCCAAGGAAATTTAAGCAGTTTAAATGTGTTAGGTAGCGCAATGGTTATATTGGCATTATTTCAAGGTATTCTTACTGCCCTCCGTACCTACATATTCGTTGATACGACTGATCGAATGGATTTGACTTTAGGGACCGCTGTAATTGATCGTTTATTAGCACTTCCTCTTGATTTTTTTGAAAAGCGTCCTGTAGGTGAACTAAGTCAACGTTTAGGAGAACTTAATACTATACGAGGGTTTTTAACAGGAACAGCGCTAATGAGTGGACTAAATCTTATTTTTGCTTCGTTGTATTTAATAGTTATGATTATCTACTCTCCGCTTTTGACAGCTGTTGCTTTAAGTATTTTGCCAATCTATTTCCTTTTGATTTTTGGTATATCACCCATCTATAAATGGCTAATAAGACGTCGGGCAGTTGCACAAGCTAAAACACAAAGTCACTTGGTTGAAATTTTGGGTGGCATTCAAACAGTTAAAGCGCAACATTTTGAATTAACTGCAAGATGGAAATGGCAAGATCGTTATAAAGAATATGTTAATCAGGGTTTTCGCAGCACTGCACTCGGTACAGCCTCAAGTGTTGTCGGGAGTTTTCTGACACAATTAAGTGGGCTTCTTGTACTTTGGGTTGGTATGTGGTTGGTTCTTAATGGAGAACTTACTCTTGGTATGTTAATTGCCTTCAGAATAATCAGTGGAAATGTTACAGGACCATTATTGCAATTATCAACATTATACCAAGGATTTCAAGGAGTACAAATATCAATGGAGCGACTTTCGGATATCATAGATCAAAATCCCGAGCTTTCTAATACAGATGACTTAAACCAAATTCCAATACCACTTATAGATGGTAATATTCGCTTTGAAAATGTTTCCTTTCGTTTCAAAGATAGCGGTCCGAATCAAGTTGATGATGTTAACTTAGAAATAAATTCTGGTAATTTTGTAGGCATAGTTGGACAAAGTGGTAGTGGCAAAAGTACACTCATGAAGTTATTGCCACGTCTTTATAAAATCAACCATGGCCGAATATTCATTGACGACTACGATATTTCTAAAGTAAATCTTTCGAGTTTGCGAAGACAAATTGGTATTGTCCCACAGGATTCATTGCTATTTGAAGGGACAATATCTGAAAATATTGCCCTTAATGATCCGCAAGCTACTACTGAATCAATTATCGAAGCGTCAAAAATAGCTTGTGCTCACGATTTTATAATGAGCTTAGGACAAGGTTATGCAACAAAAATAGCAGAGCGCGGAAGTAATTTAAGTGGAGGTCAACGACAACGGATAGCAATTGCTCGAACTATACTGGCTAACCCTCAATTGTTAATTATGGATGAAGCTACAAGTGCTCTAGATTACAATACAGAACGCCAGCTTTGTCAAAATTTGCAAGTTTGGGCTGAAAATCGCACTGTTTTATTCATAACCCACCGTTTAAGTTCTATAAAAGATAGTGACCTCATTGTTGTAATGCATGACGGTCAGCTAGTGGAGAAAGGAACGCATCCCCAGCTAATTTCAAATTGTCAAAGGTATGCTGCATTGTACGAACAGCAAGGCGAATAA
- a CDS encoding glycosyltransferase: protein MANILFLHPNFPGQFKHISHFFASKSNDVIFLCQTHYGRTVKGVKRLCLKGKSGGDFLKNLNLNAPQRALRLAEQYKSAFEELKRQSWAPDIIISHSGWGCGSYAKLFWPHSLTISYLEWWFNPISSVYTYDPKNTELSLTPESVQKHWLRNSLISLELISADKIVSPTIWQKSQLPEILQTKCQVIFDGIDTNKYNMKISQNQPSHPLKKFLTYGTRGMEPMRGFSQFIRCIPKLKDLQIEIQIAGEDEMNYGGVKPKEGSWKQWAISYLKSRRLDHKVKWIGRLSEKSYINWLQNSSCHVYLTHPYVASWSFVEALHCCRNIVASNVPPVREFCNQQVDGLILTDHRDVNLLAEAIKMALNSNKKTTEITRMGLKRLSSINCLNAWSSVAGLDLATSD, encoded by the coding sequence GTTAAAGGAGTCAAACGTTTATGCCTAAAGGGGAAATCGGGTGGCGATTTTCTGAAAAATCTAAATCTCAATGCACCTCAACGTGCATTACGCTTGGCTGAGCAATATAAATCTGCTTTTGAAGAACTTAAAAGACAATCATGGGCACCAGACATAATTATTAGTCATTCAGGTTGGGGTTGCGGAAGTTACGCCAAACTGTTTTGGCCGCATTCACTCACAATTAGTTATTTAGAATGGTGGTTTAATCCAATATCAAGCGTTTATACATACGATCCTAAAAATACAGAATTAAGTTTGACTCCAGAATCTGTCCAAAAACATTGGTTAAGAAATTCCCTAATTTCGCTTGAATTAATATCAGCTGACAAAATCGTAAGCCCTACTATTTGGCAAAAATCACAACTTCCAGAAATTCTGCAAACCAAATGTCAAGTTATATTTGATGGAATTGACACAAATAAATATAATATGAAAATATCCCAAAATCAACCTAGTCATCCTTTAAAAAAATTTCTAACGTATGGAACTAGGGGCATGGAGCCAATGAGAGGATTTTCACAATTTATACGCTGCATACCGAAACTAAAGGACTTACAAATAGAGATACAAATAGCTGGTGAAGATGAAATGAATTACGGAGGTGTTAAGCCTAAAGAAGGATCCTGGAAACAATGGGCAATCTCATATCTAAAATCGAGGAGATTAGACCATAAAGTGAAGTGGATAGGCAGGTTAAGTGAAAAATCATATATAAATTGGCTTCAAAATTCTTCTTGCCATGTTTATCTAACCCACCCATATGTTGCTAGTTGGAGTTTTGTGGAAGCACTTCATTGCTGTAGAAATATTGTTGCAAGCAATGTTCCTCCCGTCAGAGAATTTTGCAATCAACAAGTCGATGGACTGATTCTTACAGACCACAGAGACGTCAACCTGCTTGCTGAAGCAATAAAAATGGCTCTTAATTCGAACAAAAAAACTACAGAAATTACCCGCATGGGACTTAAGAGACTCAGCTCTATCAATTGCTTGAATGCTTGGAGCAGTGTGGCTGGTTTGGATCTGGCCACATCCGATTGA